In the Nitrospirota bacterium genome, ACATGCTGAGGTCAGACCTAATGACATCGAGACAAAAAAATCTCCAAAATCAGGTTTCCACCGCTTTTGTATTACTTTTGAACTTTCACACAGCGTGATATATTGAGACGATTTATCCATAAAACCTCCTGATTGTTAAATCCGTTACATGCAAATCCTTCAGCCCACGTCAATCCCTTCTACCCAATGAGTTCGATTACTGTCTTAAGCGTACCATTGTTCGGTAAATAAAATTTTAATTTTTCTTGAATAACTTCATCCTAAAAAGAGATGCTGCACTTACTCCGATAATAGCACCTGCCAATCCAGTGAGAAATAAAACGATTGCAAGGGACGCCTCGAATTTCCATGCGAAAAAAGAAATTACAACAGGTATCGCATTCTGTACAGAAAAGATCGTCACTACCGCAATGATGATAACCATGATTATTAATGTGATCATATTACCCTCTTTGTTTTGTTAATAATTTGTACTACTTCCTTCTTAAACTTTTCGAAACCAGAAGCTCGATTACTGTTCGGGCAGAAACCAGATCGGCAATATACCGCCCCGGTCAACTATGGGTTACCATTACCTTTTCAATGCGCAGCAACTTTCCTTGGGAATCATTATAGTTATATTTTTGTGCAGTCTCATCTTTTGTCCTTTCTTGGTCATATGCGTAATGCCCGATTAAGCTTCCCGCAAGTGCTCCCGCAAGCCCTCCAAGTATTGCCATTTCAGTCTTTGCCCCTTTTGAACCCAAGAGCGCACCGGCTGCTGCGCTGCTTGCTGCACCGATTCCGGCTCCTGTTGTCGCACCCTAATGCTCTTCCCCAAAAGTTGCACATCCTAACACTCCCGCAAAAAACGTAAGAATGACAATGATGGAAATAATTTTTCGATACATGTCTTATCTTCCTCTTAAGTATTTAATGGAACGTTGCTTTGTGGCTTCTCTTCCTTTGATCCCTTTCAATTTTCAGTAGATTCCTTCACCTTTTCTCCCGCTTCCTCTGCAGACTCTTTTATCTTTTCCCCTGCTTCAAGAGTTTTCTGCAGGATTTGCTGTGTCATTGAGTGCCCTCGCCAAAAAGGCGTTTTTCAAAGATCTTGCGGAAATGAAAACCGTAAATCGAGAGGGTAACGGCCTGGGGAAGAAGGCGGGGACGGCTGATCACAGTCCAGAACAGCAGCCTCCAATAGTGGAAGCGTTCTTTTCCAACTATCCCGAGGACAACAATTGACCTGAAGAATGCGCCAAAATAGTGTGGCCGAAATCGTAAAACCTTCTTCTTATTCTTGGGAGGGATGTATTCCCTCAGAAATGTCCTGACCCTTTCGTAGTAGTGCCTTGGCGAATACAGGGTGCTGAGGACCTTCTTATAGCCGTTTATCAGCAGGTTATAGTCCATCCTGGGGATAAAATTTGTCGAGAAATCCGTATTGTTCCCTGAAGTCTCTTTCACCAGGCGCTGCTCCTTCTTCAATCTCTCGTAGAGTTGTGTGCGCGGAAGGGCAATGAGAATGCCGACCATGGCCGTGACAACACCACTTTTCTGAATGAACT is a window encoding:
- a CDS encoding LapA family protein, with the translated sequence MITLIIMVIIIAVVTIFSVQNAIPVVISFFAWKFEASLAIVLFLTGLAGAIIGVSAASLFRMKLFKKN